DNA from Agathobaculum sp. NTUH-O15-33:
GCGGGTGCGTTTTACAACATGATGCTCCACTGGCTGGAAAGCGGCGCGCAGCAATCGCCGGACGACATGGCCGATGAGTTCTTGCGGCTGGTAAACGGCGCCCCTTAACAAAGGGCAAGTCGTTGAAGTCCTCCGTATATTGTTTCGTCATATGCAAAAGACCCCTCTGATGAAGAGGAGCGTTTTGCAGTCGGACTACAGAACCATACCATGTCCTTGTATTGTTACGAACGTGTACTAAAAAAACTGTTTAATGATGAAATTAAGTCGTTACTCGAAGATGATTCATCCGGTGTAAAAGTAGTAAATGTCTTATCTGAATGTATCAAAATAACAGACGGAATACCTTCAATATTATATTTATCTAAAACATTTTGAAAATCATCATCTTCTCGCCATGTGTCTGTATCGAATTTATAAAAGGGCAAGCTTATGTCAGGAGTAATTGCTTTCTCAATATACGCATTAAATTCAAGACAAAAAGGGCAGGTATCGCGCCCGAAATAAATAAATCCGGTTAATTGATTATCAGTCAATTGGCTTATGCTCTGAATTGGGTCAGAAAAAGTATCATATACTACATTTTCATCCGTATCATAATCTAAAACCGACGAAGTTGTAATTGTTTTTAAATTATCGGGTCTACTGCTGTGCCAAACGACGGTACAGCCTATCACAATAAAAGTTGCAAGAGTTATTGTCAGTAATCGTTTTTTCATGTCGTTTCCTCTTGATCAGTGTAAACTACTTAGTTACTATTTATCTGAAACATTCTTTAGCAGTGCTCCAATACCCGAAAGAATACAGGCAAAAAATAGAATTGCCAGATTCGCCCAACTAAGTAACAGTTCCATGTCTCCACCCAAAACAGCACTAGGTGTAGTACCGTGCTCATCTACATATATACCCATATTCCAAAATTGTTGCATAGTGATAGCAAGACTTGCTAAACTCAGAATGAAAATTGCAATAAACAATAATCTTCTTTTCATAAACAATATCTCCTCATACAAAGTATTCTTTTGTGTAATGGGGACAAAGGTATTTGCTAACGCCCCACCTTTGTCCCCACATTATTGTTAAATATTTTTATTAGTATTTTAAGGATTACACTTGTTTGCAACAACCGCCAAATAACTACCGGCCGTGCGGCTAGGCTCAATATTCCAGCGATCCTTGTCCTTGGCAAA
Protein-coding regions in this window:
- a CDS encoding thioredoxin family protein, whose amino-acid sequence is MKKRLLTITLATFIVIGCTVVWHSSRPDNLKTITTSSVLDYDTDENVVYDTFSDPIQSISQLTDNQLTGFIYFGRDTCPFCLEFNAYIEKAITPDISLPFYKFDTDTWREDDDFQNVLDKYNIEGIPSVILIHSDKTFTTFTPDESSSSNDLISSLNSFFSTRS